The Arachis hypogaea cultivar Tifrunner chromosome 19, arahy.Tifrunner.gnm2.J5K5, whole genome shotgun sequence genome has a window encoding:
- the LOC112779695 gene encoding FBD-associated F-box protein At4g10400 — MDRISNLPDCILLHILSFLPTKTAFFTAVLSRRWTHLCHDLQHFDFNQIQFHNRNQTWSDFSSRKRLFATVNWILSRHKAPPIRTFRLTCNVDQFDQSTVEWFIRKVFGPNLEELNLQLSLVDRSYHRVFISNGVLSCTSLVTLRLNGGITIPSPLSSSCPYHLPSLKTLQLYNVVTSVGNLEEILSHCTALETLILDSIVLSREGQGQLRICFPSLKSLHSKSCFWEPLRLFVIDTPSLKRLDIQVESGFREIRVRNLHNVEEASINLPWQFPVLKFLVKLCRIRILVLRLLVFDCLPDAPPHLIPEFTCLQRLELTVRCFDTRYIMDMLQKCPMLKLLAVVFNASPYDKDPLLSRKWEHPVKVPTCLASHLQLIKIKRYFESRDDRDFFAYVLQHGLVLESLDIQVDRARAKGFPEELFLFPRSSKACQINFCWNQEEEEKKKKAPR; from the exons ATGGACAGGATCAGCAACCTGCCGGATTGCATACTGTTACacatcctctccttcctcccGACAAAAACCGCCTTCTTCACCGCCGTCCTCTCTCGCCGATGGACCCACCTCTGCCATGACCTCCAACACTTCGACTTCAACCAAATTCAATTTCATAACCGCAACCAAACCTGGTCAGACTTCAGTTCACGGAAGCGATTGTTCGCCACCGTTAATTGGATTCTCTCCCGCCACAAAGCGCCGCCAATTCGAACCTTTCGTCTCACCTGCAACGTAGATCAATTCGATCAAAGCACTGTGGAGTGGTTCATTAGAAAGGTTTTTGGGCCAAACCTCGAGGAATTGAACCTCCAACTCTCCCTCGTCGATCGCTCCTATCACAGAGTCTTTATTTCCAACGGCGTTCTCAGTTGCACTTCCCTCGTGACTCTCCGTTTAAACGGAGGCATAACAATCCCTTCGCCGCTTTCATCGTCGTGCCCTTATCACTTGCCATCACTCAAGACACTGCAATTGTATAATGTCGTAACCTCTGTTGGTAACTTGGAGGAGATTCTCTCTCACTGCACTGCTCTTGAGACTCTTATTCTTGACTCAATCGTTCTATCACGCGAGGGCCAAGGCCAATTGAGAATTTGTTTTCCTTCTTTGAAGAGTTTGCACTCCAAATCTTGTTTTTGGGAACCTCTTAGATTGTTTGTTATAGACACACCATCTCTTAAACGTCTTGATATCCAAGTTGAGTCGGGGTTTCGCGAGATCCGTGTTCGCAACTTGCACAACGTGGAGGAAGCCAGCATCAACCTTCCTTGGCAATTCCCTGTGCTGAAGTTTCTTGTGAAGCTTTGCAGGATAAGGATTTTGGTGCTGCGTTTATTAGTGTTTGATTGTTTACCTGATGCTCCTCCGCACCTTATTCCGGAATTTACCTGTTTACAGAGGCTAGAGCTTACTGTTAGGTGTTTCGACACCAGATACATCATGGATATGCTTCAGAAATGTCCCATGCTTAAACTTCTTGCTGTTGTTTTTAACGCTAGCCCTTATGATAAG GATCCACTTCTGTCACGAAAATGGGAACACCCAGTCAAGGTTCCTACTTGTCTTGCATCACATCTGCAACTGATTAAAATCAAGAGATATTTTGAATCCAGAGATGATAGAGATTTTTTCGCCTATGTTCTTCAACATGGACTTGTTTTGGAGTCACTTGATATTCAGGTGGATCGTGCGAGAGCTAAAGGATTTCCAGAAGAATTATTCCTTTTCCCAAGGAGTTCTAAGGCGTGCCAAATTAACTTTTGCTGGAATCAG gaggaggaggagaagaagaagaaggcgcCACGATGA
- the LOC112777059 gene encoding protein FLUORESCENT IN BLUE LIGHT, chloroplastic, with protein MAVVLRCPTFLSRPRPQPHFSDHNKPHFTRKFVCLSFKLVPCLKVTCDDASCGVRIPMEHIQQRFPSLMFVATNVLMYSVPSKALAETCEADNSLFNMPILLAVALIGATVGGLLARQRKAELQKVNEQLLQINQALRKQAKIESYAPSLSYAPVGGRIPDNEVIVDPKKQELISKLKNGKNYLRNQQPDKAFTEFKIALELAQNLNDPIEEKKAARGLGASLQRQGKYRDAVKYHSMVLAISEREGEDSGNTEAFGAIADCYTELGDLERAGQFYDKYIARLEKD; from the exons ATGGCGGTGGTCCTCCGTTGCCCCACCTTTCTCTCCCGCCCTCGCCCTCAACCTCATTTCTCCGACCACAACAAGCCCCACTTTACTC GAAAATTCGTTTGCCTTTCTTTCAAACTTGTTCCTTGCCTTAAAGTTACATGTGATGATGCTTCTTGTGGAGTTCGAATTCCGATG GAACACATACAACAAAGGTTCCCATCTCTCATGTTTGTGGCCACCAATGTTTTGATGTACTCTGTTCCTTCCAAAGCGTTGGCCGAAACATGTGAGGCTGATAATTCTCTATTCAATATGCCCATACTGCTAGCAGTAGCCCTCATTGGAGCTACTGTAGGAG GGTTGCTTGCCCGGCAAAGGAAGGCAGAATTACAGAAGGTGAATGAGCAGTTGCTCCAGATCAATCAAGCTTTAAGGAAGCAGGCTAAAATTGAGTCCTACGCCCCTAGCTTGAGCTATGCTCCTGTTGGTGGTAGGATACCTGATAATGAGGTTATTGTTGACCCGAAGAAGCAGGAACTAATTTCTAAgttgaaaaatggaaagaactATCTAAGGAATCAGCAGCCAGATAAAGCATTTACTGAGTTTAAGATTGCACTTGAACTTGCCCAAAATCTGAATGATCCTATTGAGGAGAAAAAAGCTGCTAGAGGTCTAG GTGCTTCACTTCAAAGACAGGGAAAATATAGGGATGCTGTAAAGTATCATTCGATGGTTCTGGCCATCTCTGAAAGAGAAGGAGAGGACTCTGGGAACACAGAAGCTTTTGGAGCAATTGCTGATTGTTACACTGAGCTTGGAGATCTTGAAAGGGCAGGTCAATTCTATGACAAGTACATTGCAAGGCTTGAAAAGGACTAA